A region of Culicoides brevitarsis isolate CSIRO-B50_1 chromosome 1, AGI_CSIRO_Cbre_v1, whole genome shotgun sequence DNA encodes the following proteins:
- the LOC134834386 gene encoding uncharacterized protein LOC134834386 isoform X2 — MSETKKRSISHVDGSDEEDFAGFDDNLIYDDLQVHEIGVNKRDVSPIKVPKNSKDTVKKSYNDPIYRKPFDYLWKREVVYRALQNERNTQKEKGGDVYYITPTNKKLRTKQEILNHLDKYTDLTIENFTFAKEPVGGTSEQEIIRYAKVYPNSKRSSDAFIYAQAESAQIMGKRTPKPKLPKGASPPPENKYMVKIPSVSDGSNGNEHELDRSSKLSKIKSPTPIKNEQQMRQKNLNVKTEYGVSSESSELVVSKFRTKKEVINKFNGNSMSFAANFFGNVSVGYDILLHTFQYLKVQELLRCTCVCRMWEKVGNHTTLWKTVRMKNSMVNDWSGLANKLKNNNTRSLDLKKMLLASNFNEMWENFSKNIGTATNLRSIDFCRCPAKVIECLFETNPYIETINAVTINSNEIDLKNIVKATNLREFRLRSTDCIDIISDISSFKELDKLVHLSLTSVNKLASKDISILQYLSKLETLELGECSNFPDTFASSILPKLTNLEKLRLEKWQQNCNTSKLLDTIAKLPKLTQLELINFDVQADFDIKISNCVNIKKLLLIPTYVSQSATTNKLILSGVLKMYRTLEKFIWTITNELLRVTELYTEEGSIPKCDSIPVLKPMPFNDFKSQHRNQTSSDISQIEIVPLSNIESILLQTLSNTKIKLLKLPLAATWKQSMSDF; from the exons ATGTCGGAAACTAAAAAACGCTCAATTTCTCATGTAGATGGTAGTGATGAGGAGGACTTCGCTGGATTTGacgataatttaatatatgacGATT TGCAAGTACACGAGATAGGAGTCAATAAACGAGATGTCTCTCCGATAAAAgttccaaaaaattcaaaagacacTGTGAAAAAGAGTTACAATGATCCAATTTATAGAAAGCCATTTGATTATTTATGGAAAAGAGAAGTA GTATATAGAGCACTGCAGAATGAACGAAACACACAGAAAGAAAAAGGAGGAGATGTTTACTATATAACACCAACTAATAAAAAGTTGCGCACAAAGCAGGAGATTCTAAACCACTTAGATAAATATACAGATTTAACAATAGAAAATTTCACGTTTGCAAAAGAGCCTGTCGGTGGAACTTCTGAGCAAGAAATAATACG CTATGCAAAGGTGTATCCGAATTCAAAAAGATCCTCAGATGCTTTCATTTATGCTCAAGCCGAATCTGCACAAATCATGGGAAAAAGGACCCCTAAACCAAAACTTCCTAAAGGAGCTAGTCCTCCCCCTGAAAACAAGTACATG GTAAAAATACCATCAGTTAGTGATGGATCGAATGGAAATGAACATGAGCTAGATAGATCGTCAAAGCtttctaaaataaa ATCTCCTACACCaatcaaaaatgaacaacaaatgcgtcaaaaaaatttaaatgtgaaaaCTGAGTATGGCGTATCATCTGAATCATCTGAACTGGTAGTATCGAAATTCCGAACCAAAAAGGAAGTCATAAACAAATTCAATGGAAACTCAATGAGTTTCGctgcaaatttttttggcaacgtATCAGTAGGAtatgatattttattgcacACCTTTCAGTATCTCAAAGTTCAG gAACTTTTGCGATGTACATGCGTATGTCGTATGTGGGAAAAAGTTGGAAATCATACCACGCTATGGAAAACTGTGCGAATGAAAAACTCGATGGTGAACGATTGGTCCGGACtagcaaataaattaaaaaataataatactcgTAGCCTGGACTTGAAAAAGATGTTGTTGGCAAgcaatttcaatgaaatgtgggagaatttttcgaaaaacatcGGAACAGCCACTAACTTACGCAGCATAGATTTCTGTCGGTGTCCTGCAAAAGTTATCGAATGTTTATTTGAAACAAATCCATATATTGAAACTATAAATGCTGTAACAATCAATAGTAATGagatagatttaaaaaatattgtgaaagCAACGAATCTCCGAGAATTCCGGCTTAGGTCAACTGACTGTATTGATATTATTTCTGATATATCATCTTTCAAAGAACTTGACAAGCTGGTTCACCTATCCCTTACATCGGTTAATAAATTGGCATCAAAAGACATTTCAATCCTTCAATACCTGTCTAAATTAGAAACATTGGAGCTTGGCGAATGTTCAAATTTTCCCGACACATTTGCTTCTAGTATATTGCCAAAGCTAACTAATCTAGAAAAATTACGACTAGAAAAATGGCAGCAAAACTGCAACACATCAAAATTATTGGACACTATTGCAAAGCTACCTAAATTAACACAGCTTgagttgataaattttgatgttcAAGCGGATTTCGATATCAAGATATCTAATtgtgtaaatataaaaaaactctTATTAATACCCACATATGTATCACAATCAGCAACTACGAATAAGTTAATTTTGAGTGGAGTGTTAAAAATGTATAGAactcttgaaaaattcatttggaCTATAACCAACGAACTGCTAAG aGTCACGGAGCTATATACAGAAGAAGGTTCTATCCCGAAATGTGACAGTATTCCAGTTTTAAAACCGATgccatttaatgattttaaaagcCAGCATAGAAATCAAACATCTTCAGATATATCTCAAATAGAAATTGTGCCCCTTTCAAACATTGAGAGTATACTGTTACAAACCCTTTCAAATACGAAAATAAAACTTCTGAAATTACCATTGGCAGCCACTTGGAAGCAGAGTATGTcagacttttaa
- the LOC134834386 gene encoding uncharacterized protein LOC134834386 isoform X1 has product MSETKKRSISHVDGSDEEDFAGFDDNLIYDDLQVHEIGVNKRDVSPIKVPKNSKDTVKKSYNDPIYRKPFDYLWKREVVYRALQNERNTQKEKGGDVYYITPTNKKLRTKQEILNHLDKYTDLTIENFTFAKEPVGGTSEQEIIRYAKVYPNSKRSSDAFIYAQAESAQIMGKRTPKPKLPKGASPPPENKYMVKIPSVSDGSNGNEHELDRSSKLSKIKRNNCSIDCYKAMGSIPQLHCQKCFRLFHHECMDMSKDATKTYICKDCINTKEKLSPNNPIKGNSAQHKILSVKDNSNRENNKTAPIQTIAVIAGRKYVVVSSPNSSLTEESNNLNQNEQSRISPTPIKNEQQMRQKNLNVKTEYGVSSESSELVVSKFRTKKEVINKFNGNSMSFAANFFGNVSVGYDILLHTFQYLKVQELLRCTCVCRMWEKVGNHTTLWKTVRMKNSMVNDWSGLANKLKNNNTRSLDLKKMLLASNFNEMWENFSKNIGTATNLRSIDFCRCPAKVIECLFETNPYIETINAVTINSNEIDLKNIVKATNLREFRLRSTDCIDIISDISSFKELDKLVHLSLTSVNKLASKDISILQYLSKLETLELGECSNFPDTFASSILPKLTNLEKLRLEKWQQNCNTSKLLDTIAKLPKLTQLELINFDVQADFDIKISNCVNIKKLLLIPTYVSQSATTNKLILSGVLKMYRTLEKFIWTITNELLRVTELYTEEGSIPKCDSIPVLKPMPFNDFKSQHRNQTSSDISQIEIVPLSNIESILLQTLSNTKIKLLKLPLAATWKQSMSDF; this is encoded by the exons ATGTCGGAAACTAAAAAACGCTCAATTTCTCATGTAGATGGTAGTGATGAGGAGGACTTCGCTGGATTTGacgataatttaatatatgacGATT TGCAAGTACACGAGATAGGAGTCAATAAACGAGATGTCTCTCCGATAAAAgttccaaaaaattcaaaagacacTGTGAAAAAGAGTTACAATGATCCAATTTATAGAAAGCCATTTGATTATTTATGGAAAAGAGAAGTA GTATATAGAGCACTGCAGAATGAACGAAACACACAGAAAGAAAAAGGAGGAGATGTTTACTATATAACACCAACTAATAAAAAGTTGCGCACAAAGCAGGAGATTCTAAACCACTTAGATAAATATACAGATTTAACAATAGAAAATTTCACGTTTGCAAAAGAGCCTGTCGGTGGAACTTCTGAGCAAGAAATAATACG CTATGCAAAGGTGTATCCGAATTCAAAAAGATCCTCAGATGCTTTCATTTATGCTCAAGCCGAATCTGCACAAATCATGGGAAAAAGGACCCCTAAACCAAAACTTCCTAAAGGAGCTAGTCCTCCCCCTGAAAACAAGTACATG GTAAAAATACCATCAGTTAGTGATGGATCGAATGGAAATGAACATGAGCTAGATAGATCGTCAAAGCtttctaaaataaa aagaaacaaTTGCTCCATTGATTGCTATAAAGCTATGGGTAGTATTCCTCAGTTGcattgtcaaaaatgttttcggttATTTCATCATGAATGTATGGATATGTCAAAAGATGCCACAAAAACGTACATTTGCAAG GATTGcataaatacaaaagaaaagctTTCACCAAACAATCCAATTAAAGGCAATTCAGCTCAACATAAAATACTTTCTGTAAAAGATAATTCTAacagagaaaataataaaaccgCCCCAATTCAAACTATTGCTGTCATAGCAGGAAGGAAATATGTTGTCGTTTCAAGTCCAAATTCTTCACTTACCGAGgaatcaaataatttgaatcaaaatgaaCAGTCAAGAAT ATCTCCTACACCaatcaaaaatgaacaacaaatgcgtcaaaaaaatttaaatgtgaaaaCTGAGTATGGCGTATCATCTGAATCATCTGAACTGGTAGTATCGAAATTCCGAACCAAAAAGGAAGTCATAAACAAATTCAATGGAAACTCAATGAGTTTCGctgcaaatttttttggcaacgtATCAGTAGGAtatgatattttattgcacACCTTTCAGTATCTCAAAGTTCAG gAACTTTTGCGATGTACATGCGTATGTCGTATGTGGGAAAAAGTTGGAAATCATACCACGCTATGGAAAACTGTGCGAATGAAAAACTCGATGGTGAACGATTGGTCCGGACtagcaaataaattaaaaaataataatactcgTAGCCTGGACTTGAAAAAGATGTTGTTGGCAAgcaatttcaatgaaatgtgggagaatttttcgaaaaacatcGGAACAGCCACTAACTTACGCAGCATAGATTTCTGTCGGTGTCCTGCAAAAGTTATCGAATGTTTATTTGAAACAAATCCATATATTGAAACTATAAATGCTGTAACAATCAATAGTAATGagatagatttaaaaaatattgtgaaagCAACGAATCTCCGAGAATTCCGGCTTAGGTCAACTGACTGTATTGATATTATTTCTGATATATCATCTTTCAAAGAACTTGACAAGCTGGTTCACCTATCCCTTACATCGGTTAATAAATTGGCATCAAAAGACATTTCAATCCTTCAATACCTGTCTAAATTAGAAACATTGGAGCTTGGCGAATGTTCAAATTTTCCCGACACATTTGCTTCTAGTATATTGCCAAAGCTAACTAATCTAGAAAAATTACGACTAGAAAAATGGCAGCAAAACTGCAACACATCAAAATTATTGGACACTATTGCAAAGCTACCTAAATTAACACAGCTTgagttgataaattttgatgttcAAGCGGATTTCGATATCAAGATATCTAATtgtgtaaatataaaaaaactctTATTAATACCCACATATGTATCACAATCAGCAACTACGAATAAGTTAATTTTGAGTGGAGTGTTAAAAATGTATAGAactcttgaaaaattcatttggaCTATAACCAACGAACTGCTAAG aGTCACGGAGCTATATACAGAAGAAGGTTCTATCCCGAAATGTGACAGTATTCCAGTTTTAAAACCGATgccatttaatgattttaaaagcCAGCATAGAAATCAAACATCTTCAGATATATCTCAAATAGAAATTGTGCCCCTTTCAAACATTGAGAGTATACTGTTACAAACCCTTTCAAATACGAAAATAAAACTTCTGAAATTACCATTGGCAGCCACTTGGAAGCAGAGTATGTcagacttttaa
- the LOC134834402 gene encoding uncharacterized protein LOC134834402, whose protein sequence is MASLNQTVSTTSKPKIDLLLKEINEVKHREKEYLIHIKSLYHDKKNIPIPLDSKNDGFSTQDDIKNLSNTVDLSSNSNESDKPTKVVKNKSGFINCPMKKGIMHQFYTSRGKLQRYQQSNIDILSTDEKKTIISKIERDSLGKPVRKGYRPVEEKIQQELMDLQNRELELKLSRIKMNSNEVKNLKHLGLNQTDLSLCKNNSGPSGGRGLSLVERDLHDSSKVTTSHELIEKWEYLIQERKQKNLGYLG, encoded by the exons ATGGCATCACTCAATCAAACG GTTTCAACAACTTCAAAACCAAAAATCGATCTTTTACTCAAAGAGATAAATGAAGTTAAACATAGAGAAAAAGAGTATTTGATTCACATCAAATCACTTTaccatgataaaaaaaatatacctattcctcttgattcaaaaaatgatggTTTTAGTACACAagatgatataaaaaatttgtcaaacacGGTAGATCTTTCATCAAACTCTAATGAAAGTGACAAGCCAACAAAAgtagtcaaaaataaaagtggaTTTATCAATTGCCCAATGAAAAAGGGAATTATGCATCAATTCTATACATCAAGAGGAAAATTGCAAAGATATCAACAAAGCAACATAGACATTTTG AGtacagatgaaaaaaaaacaatcattaGTAAAATTGAAAGAGATAGCTTAGGGAAACCTGTAAGAAAAGGATATAGACCtgtggaagaaaaaattcagcAAGAGCTTATG gATTTGCAAAACAGGGAGTTAGAACTGAAATTGTCacgtataaaaatgaataGTAATGaagtcaaaaacttaaaacattTAGGTTTAAATCAAACTGATCTTTCACTATGTAAAAATAACAG TGGACCGAGTGGAGGAAGAGGTTTATCTTTAGTTGAACGTGATTTACATGACAGTAGTAAAGTAACAACATCacatgaattaattgaaaaatgggagtatttaattcaagaaagaaaacaaaaaaacttaggATATCTCGGGTAG